A region of Bradyrhizobium sp. CCBAU 53351 DNA encodes the following proteins:
- a CDS encoding nodulation protein NolB — MIPSVMFGAMPISANLGECLTEGCSSAPGNFHEHLAKAASKQGAASLVADSALAPPVPEVQRAVAQTGPLGDRILQNLFGAHLGKPYPSTGLPSIGEPGPSKSVQLGPAARPISRLDGVDVHVIGKPEGADNFESTLQNLRDVYNGVIQVSLISKSAGAVGSSLNKLLSAG, encoded by the coding sequence ATGATTCCTTCCGTGATGTTTGGCGCGATGCCGATCTCTGCCAACCTCGGCGAGTGTCTCACCGAGGGGTGTTCATCGGCGCCGGGCAACTTTCATGAGCATCTTGCAAAGGCGGCATCGAAACAAGGCGCCGCCTCTTTGGTGGCCGACAGCGCGTTGGCGCCACCTGTACCGGAGGTTCAGCGTGCAGTCGCGCAGACAGGTCCACTGGGCGATCGCATTCTGCAGAATCTTTTTGGAGCGCACTTAGGCAAACCATATCCTTCGACCGGACTCCCTTCGATCGGCGAGCCGGGCCCTTCGAAGAGCGTCCAGCTTGGGCCCGCCGCGCGGCCTATCTCGCGCTTGGACGGAGTCGATGTCCATGTTATCGGAAAACCAGAAGGTGCCGACAATTTCGAGTCGACGTTGCAGAATCTGCGGGATGTTTACAACGGCGTCATTCAGGTTTCGCTCATCTCCAAGAGTGCTGGCGCCGTCGGTTCATCTCTGAATAAGCTGCTATCAGCGGGCTGA
- the sctJ gene encoding type III secretion system inner membrane ring lipoprotein SctJ — protein MVLFAQRKIGRGATSGRQVHAVLLLPLVLLLAGCKADLYTKVQEREANEMLALLLSKGVDAVRVVAKDGSSTIQVEEKQLAVSIELLNGQGLPRQVFKNLGEVFKGSGLVASPVEERARYVYALSEELSRTINDIDGVLSARVHVVLPKNDLLRQDATPSSASVFIRHGSNANLSALLPQIKMLVANGIEGLSYDKVAVVFVPVERAQHEMFSAPAAASIHPTKFTSATFLAIVVGGVGAAVGILSYVLLSTRVRQLGQFWRKVPNIDTAASMPAVLAAGKKRNSDAR, from the coding sequence ATGGTTCTTTTCGCGCAAAGAAAGATCGGTCGCGGCGCGACTTCTGGAAGGCAGGTGCATGCCGTTCTCCTATTGCCGCTTGTGCTGTTGCTAGCCGGCTGCAAGGCCGATCTCTATACGAAAGTTCAGGAGCGTGAAGCCAACGAGATGCTTGCCCTTCTCCTTAGTAAGGGTGTCGATGCAGTCCGTGTTGTCGCTAAGGACGGTAGCAGCACGATTCAGGTCGAAGAAAAGCAATTGGCCGTTTCGATAGAACTGCTGAATGGCCAGGGCTTGCCGCGCCAGGTGTTTAAGAATCTTGGGGAGGTGTTCAAGGGATCCGGCCTGGTTGCGTCCCCAGTTGAGGAGCGCGCTCGTTACGTTTATGCCCTAAGCGAAGAATTGTCGCGCACAATCAATGATATCGATGGGGTTCTCTCCGCCCGGGTTCATGTTGTCTTGCCGAAGAACGACCTTTTGCGACAGGATGCGACCCCGTCCTCGGCGTCGGTCTTCATTCGACATGGTTCCAATGCGAACCTCTCAGCCTTGTTGCCCCAAATCAAGATGCTCGTCGCCAATGGCATTGAAGGACTATCATACGACAAGGTGGCCGTCGTTTTCGTGCCGGTTGAGCGAGCGCAGCATGAGATGTTCTCTGCACCAGCAGCTGCTTCGATCCACCCGACCAAGTTCACGTCAGCCACCTTTCTTGCGATCGTGGTCGGGGGTGTCGGCGCCGCGGTCGGCATTCTATCTTACGTGCTGCTGAGCACACGTGTGCGCCAGCTAGGTCAATTCTGGCGGAAAGTGCCGAATATTGACACAGCGGCGAGTATGCCCGCCGTCCTAGCCGCTGGCAAAAAGCGGAACTCCGATGCGAGATAG
- a CDS encoding nodulation protein NolU, with product MSATMTSNEPNHLLNQHSGRPRELAAIIHPSRFAERLDASLAASTVLQLQKTPRLQERLVELLLGSELVLKGSSWGRGALLGHDPHRAALLAGGIWHARSVLKLVSKHDLAPLIGNIGAEAHAFAIRHVSSAVETQLIVDPEQLSQRIAHDGYACLGAFLKRASELDRTRVLLCLPVGTAAESPAAEHHKAAGQLMSLVMTHLAAETRPA from the coding sequence ATGTCCGCAACGATGACATCCAACGAACCAAATCATTTGCTCAACCAACATTCCGGTCGGCCGCGGGAGCTTGCTGCGATAATCCATCCAAGCCGTTTTGCTGAACGTCTTGATGCGTCGCTGGCGGCGTCTACAGTGCTGCAACTGCAGAAAACTCCCAGACTACAGGAAAGACTAGTCGAACTGCTCCTAGGCAGTGAACTGGTCTTGAAGGGAAGTAGCTGGGGAAGGGGCGCTTTGCTTGGGCATGATCCGCATCGTGCGGCATTGCTCGCTGGCGGCATTTGGCATGCCCGTTCGGTACTGAAGCTGGTGTCAAAGCATGATCTTGCTCCACTGATCGGAAATATTGGTGCGGAAGCACATGCTTTCGCTATCCGACATGTATCCAGCGCCGTCGAAACCCAATTGATTGTCGATCCGGAGCAACTTTCGCAGCGGATTGCACATGACGGATATGCCTGCCTTGGCGCTTTCCTCAAGCGAGCCTCAGAACTCGACCGTACGCGCGTGCTTCTCTGCTTGCCTGTCGGGACTGCCGCGGAGAGTCCAGCCGCCGAACATCACAAAGCCGCGGGCCAATTGATGTCTTTGGTGATGACCCATTTGGCCGCAGAGACACGGCCGGCATGA
- the sctL gene encoding type III secretion system stator protein SctL produces the protein MTAGEPALPERPQIRPVGPVIPASELGIWCDVVQTRALAQRYLQQVRNWARNAYHREQARGHSEGLKTGSDEMARLVARAASELARRKAVLEQELPQLVIEVLNDLVGSFDPGEMLVRSVRHAIEQRYGGAELRLHVSPVNVDAMTCEFASFHGTHGRPKVRIDPDPALTPDQCVLWSEFGNVDLGLAAQLRTLRLALAPPVQEDEQ, from the coding sequence ATGACCGCGGGTGAGCCAGCATTGCCAGAACGCCCGCAGATACGTCCGGTGGGTCCAGTCATACCAGCCTCGGAACTTGGGATCTGGTGCGATGTGGTACAGACGCGCGCGCTAGCTCAGCGGTATCTACAGCAGGTTCGCAACTGGGCAAGGAACGCTTATCATCGCGAGCAGGCGCGCGGGCACTCCGAAGGCCTGAAGACAGGCTCGGACGAAATGGCGCGGCTGGTTGCTCGAGCTGCTTCTGAGCTGGCGCGGCGAAAAGCCGTGCTGGAACAGGAGCTGCCACAACTTGTCATTGAGGTCCTGAACGACTTGGTGGGCTCGTTCGATCCGGGCGAGATGTTAGTGAGGTCGGTTCGTCACGCTATCGAGCAAAGATATGGCGGTGCGGAATTGCGCCTTCATGTGTCTCCTGTGAACGTCGATGCCATGACATGCGAGTTCGCGTCATTCCATGGAACGCATGGGCGTCCGAAGGTCAGAATTGATCCGGACCCGGCTCTAACGCCGGACCAATGCGTTTTGTGGAGTGAGTTTGGTAATGTCGATCTAGGACTTGCCGCGCAGCTCCGCACACTGCGCCTCGCCCTTGCTCCGCCTGTTCAGGAGGACGAACAATGA
- the sctN gene encoding type III secretion system ATPase SctN, with product MTSQRPSYGNAAAEGAVHAALSSLKSTAKHVDTRAVRGRVTRAVGTLVHAVLPGAHVGELCLLQDHSTGWSLDAEVVGLLPDGVLLTPIGDMVGMSSRAEVVPTGRMQEVAVGADLLGRVIDSFGRPLDGKGPIKTTHTRPLRGRAPNPMRRRGIEQPFPLGVRVLDGLLTCGEGQRIGIYGDAGCGKSTLMSQIVKGADAEVTVVALIGERGREVREFIERHIGNAIDRTIAVVETSDRSAMERAQCAHTATALAEYFRDQGQRVVLMMDSLTRFSRAMREIGLAAGEPPTRRGFPPSVFALLPALLERAGMGEQGSITAFYTVLVEGDGTGDPIAEESRGILDGHIILSRALASREHFPAIDVLSSRSRVMDAVVSVSHRKAASFFRDLLSRYDEAEFLIKVGEYKPGGDPLTDRAIASIEDLRNFLRQGQDEPSSFEEAITWMSRLTD from the coding sequence ATGACTTCCCAAAGGCCAAGCTATGGCAATGCGGCTGCTGAAGGCGCGGTGCACGCAGCATTATCATCTCTGAAATCTACGGCAAAGCATGTCGATACGCGTGCTGTGCGCGGACGAGTCACCCGAGCCGTCGGCACCTTGGTCCATGCCGTGCTGCCCGGGGCCCACGTTGGGGAGCTGTGCCTATTGCAGGATCACAGTACGGGATGGTCACTTGATGCGGAGGTGGTCGGTCTGCTGCCGGATGGAGTATTGCTCACGCCAATCGGCGACATGGTAGGCATGTCTAGCCGTGCGGAAGTGGTTCCGACCGGGCGAATGCAGGAAGTTGCGGTCGGTGCCGATTTGCTGGGCCGCGTCATCGATAGCTTCGGCCGTCCGCTCGACGGGAAGGGGCCAATAAAGACGACCCACACTCGTCCCCTACGCGGCAGGGCACCCAACCCAATGAGGCGGCGGGGGATCGAGCAGCCTTTTCCGCTCGGCGTCCGCGTGCTCGACGGACTTCTGACGTGTGGCGAAGGCCAACGGATCGGAATCTATGGAGACGCTGGTTGCGGCAAGTCGACGCTGATGTCGCAGATTGTTAAAGGCGCGGACGCTGAGGTCACCGTCGTTGCGCTTATAGGAGAGCGCGGACGTGAGGTGCGTGAATTCATCGAGCGCCATATTGGCAATGCCATCGATCGGACGATCGCTGTCGTTGAGACCTCCGACCGGTCGGCAATGGAGCGCGCGCAATGTGCTCATACGGCGACGGCACTCGCCGAGTACTTTCGTGATCAGGGACAGCGGGTCGTTCTCATGATGGATTCGTTGACGCGCTTCAGCCGCGCGATGCGTGAAATCGGCCTAGCCGCGGGAGAACCTCCGACGCGGCGAGGCTTTCCTCCCTCCGTCTTTGCGCTGCTGCCGGCTCTGTTGGAACGTGCCGGTATGGGCGAGCAGGGCTCGATCACGGCCTTCTATACCGTACTTGTCGAAGGTGACGGGACAGGCGATCCAATCGCCGAAGAGTCGCGCGGTATTCTCGATGGTCATATCATTCTCTCACGCGCGCTCGCATCGCGAGAGCATTTTCCGGCCATCGACGTGTTGTCGAGCCGAAGTCGCGTGATGGATGCGGTCGTCTCTGTGTCACATCGAAAGGCCGCCTCTTTCTTTCGAGATCTTCTTTCGCGCTATGATGAGGCCGAATTTTTGATCAAGGTCGGTGAGTACAAGCCAGGGGGCGATCCGCTGACCGACCGAGCAATCGCGTCGATCGAGGACTTGCGGAATTTCTTGCGCCAGGGGCAGGATGAACCGTCCAGCTTTGAGGAGGCCATCACGTGGATGTCGCGTCTTACCGACTGA
- the sctQ gene encoding type III secretion system cytoplasmic ring protein SctQ has product MSAENAVGEPARFVPRLRLSHSAVSCLNLMAPRRTVLKSRLGDTPVSICINRLVWQAQQSTAPMLDCVFRVGAEMAVLSVPRQLAEALISTVQHGLTLPSDPARSFVLELALEPWFTRVEHLLAQDLQIIRIDEATMEGPYLELDIVYGALVGKARLFLFSSLEGPVPAAFCKLGEMLGQLPREMRKLSPELPIMVASEISSLRVSVGLLRQAQTGDALLPDVIPFASGQVILTADKLWAPAEIAGDRLILRGPFRLQPHPLKSAYMTTRPQTQPSTLPSETDIDSIEITLVFECGRWPIPLGTLRSVNEGHVFELGRPVDRPVDIVANGRLIGHGDIVRVGEELAIRLRGGLAVND; this is encoded by the coding sequence ATGAGCGCGGAAAATGCGGTCGGTGAACCGGCACGATTCGTGCCGCGGCTAAGATTGTCGCATAGCGCGGTCTCGTGCCTCAATTTGATGGCCCCCCGGCGAACGGTTCTGAAGAGCCGCCTTGGCGATACGCCGGTCTCGATATGTATTAACCGGCTTGTGTGGCAGGCGCAGCAATCGACCGCGCCGATGCTTGATTGTGTATTTCGCGTCGGAGCCGAAATGGCCGTCTTGTCGGTGCCGCGCCAGTTGGCGGAGGCATTGATTTCGACAGTGCAGCATGGCCTTACGTTACCTTCGGACCCAGCCCGCTCTTTCGTCCTCGAACTTGCGCTTGAACCATGGTTCACTCGAGTAGAGCATCTGCTAGCGCAGGATTTGCAAATTATCCGCATCGACGAAGCAACGATGGAAGGTCCTTATCTGGAACTCGACATCGTCTACGGGGCGCTCGTGGGCAAGGCGCGGCTGTTCCTATTCTCGTCTCTTGAGGGTCCGGTTCCGGCTGCCTTCTGTAAGTTAGGCGAGATGCTTGGCCAATTGCCCCGAGAAATGCGCAAGCTTTCCCCGGAGTTGCCCATCATGGTTGCCAGCGAGATTAGCTCGCTGCGCGTGTCCGTCGGGCTTCTTCGCCAAGCACAAACTGGCGATGCGCTGTTGCCGGACGTCATTCCCTTTGCGAGCGGTCAGGTCATCCTGACTGCGGACAAATTGTGGGCGCCGGCGGAGATTGCTGGCGACAGACTAATCTTGCGGGGACCCTTCCGCCTGCAACCCCACCCTCTCAAGAGTGCATATATGACAACACGACCCCAAACCCAGCCATCGACCCTGCCCTCGGAAACCGACATCGACAGCATTGAGATTACGCTCGTGTTCGAATGCGGCCGTTGGCCTATCCCGCTGGGTACGTTGAGGAGCGTCAACGAAGGGCATGTCTTTGAACTTGGCCGTCCCGTTGACCGTCCGGTTGACATTGTTGCCAATGGTCGATTGATCGGCCACGGCGACATCGTGCGTGTCGGGGAGGAACTGGCCATCAGGCTACGTGGTGGGTTGGCGGTCAATGACTGA
- the sctR gene encoding type III secretion system export apparatus subunit SctR produces the protein MTDIQPGIPALLAATVGLGLLAFAVVTTTAFIKVSVVLFLVRNALGTQSIPPNIVLYGAALILTVFIGAPVLEQIYNHVTAPQLHYQTLDDWATAAKEGSEPLRAHLKKFSSEEQRTFFLSSTEHVWSEEMRANATADDFAILVPSFLISELKRAFEIGFLLYLPFITIDLIVTTILMAMGMSMVSPTMISVPFKLFLFVTIDGWSRLMHGLVLSYATAGG, from the coding sequence ATGACTGACATTCAGCCAGGCATTCCTGCACTTCTTGCAGCGACGGTCGGTCTCGGTCTGCTGGCGTTCGCAGTTGTCACGACGACGGCATTCATAAAAGTTTCCGTCGTTCTCTTCCTCGTGCGCAACGCGCTCGGAACCCAATCCATACCCCCGAACATCGTTCTGTATGGCGCTGCATTGATCCTTACGGTCTTCATTGGTGCTCCAGTGCTGGAGCAGATCTACAACCACGTTACCGCCCCGCAACTTCACTACCAAACGCTCGATGACTGGGCGACAGCCGCTAAGGAGGGAAGCGAGCCGCTGCGCGCTCACCTGAAAAAGTTCAGCAGTGAGGAGCAGCGCACGTTCTTCCTGTCATCCACAGAACATGTTTGGTCAGAGGAGATGCGGGCAAACGCTACAGCGGATGATTTTGCGATTCTTGTACCGTCCTTTCTGATCTCGGAATTAAAGCGTGCCTTTGAAATCGGCTTCCTTCTCTATCTTCCATTCATCACGATTGATCTGATTGTAACGACGATTCTGATGGCCATGGGCATGTCAATGGTATCGCCCACAATGATATCTGTTCCTTTTAAGCTCTTTCTGTTCGTCACGATCGACGGATGGTCGCGGCTCATGCACGGGTTGGTGTTAAGTTACGCCACGGCCGGAGGTTAA
- a CDS encoding EscS/YscS/HrcS family type III secretion system export apparatus protein produces the protein MDETSILTHLTRSLVLFMMWVLPPLLAALVAGLGVGIIQAATQLQDQTLPLTVRLLVVVAVLVLFSRVLSAPLIEQAKHIFTEFPSLTSRY, from the coding sequence ATGGACGAGACCAGCATCCTCACGCATTTGACCCGATCGCTCGTCCTCTTCATGATGTGGGTTCTGCCACCGCTCCTAGCAGCTCTCGTGGCCGGCTTGGGTGTTGGCATAATACAGGCGGCAACGCAGCTCCAGGATCAAACCTTGCCCCTAACCGTGAGGCTCCTCGTCGTCGTCGCCGTGCTCGTTCTGTTTTCTCGGGTGCTGAGTGCGCCGCTTATCGAACAGGCCAAACATATCTTCACGGAGTTCCCCTCTCTCACATCGAGGTATTAG
- the sctT gene encoding type III secretion system export apparatus subunit SctT: MHALSPTEAQALIQSAVEFVVAAGLSAARALGIMLVLPVFTRPQISGMIRTSLTIVIGLPCLAHVKAGLQTLDPATRLAAVAFLGLKEIFVGLLFGMFLSIPLWSIQAVGDIIDTQRSVSSQLDDPATRSQASATGLFLGTAGVTIFVASGGLQTMVRCLYGSYLIWPVYRLLPPLTMQGAMEVVALLDHIMHTALLFSGPVLALLLLIEISLMLLGRFAPQIKLNDLSPTIKNAAFGIIMVSYTVFLMEYMGTEIIQSYGVLEWLGKFLK, translated from the coding sequence ATGCATGCTTTGTCACCCACCGAGGCGCAAGCTCTAATTCAGAGTGCTGTCGAGTTCGTCGTTGCAGCGGGCCTTAGCGCTGCGCGGGCCTTAGGCATTATGTTGGTGCTTCCCGTATTCACGCGGCCGCAGATTAGCGGGATGATCCGCACAAGCTTGACGATCGTGATTGGACTGCCATGCCTTGCGCATGTCAAGGCCGGTCTGCAGACTCTAGATCCGGCCACCCGTCTGGCCGCGGTCGCGTTCCTCGGTCTCAAAGAGATATTCGTCGGCCTGCTGTTCGGGATGTTCCTAAGTATACCGCTATGGAGCATCCAGGCAGTTGGCGACATCATTGACACGCAACGGAGCGTTTCAAGCCAGTTGGACGATCCTGCGACGCGCAGCCAGGCCTCCGCCACGGGTCTCTTTCTCGGAACTGCTGGGGTTACTATTTTCGTTGCGTCTGGAGGTCTACAGACGATGGTTCGGTGCCTGTATGGCAGCTATCTGATCTGGCCCGTGTACCGGCTACTACCTCCTCTGACAATGCAAGGGGCAATGGAAGTTGTAGCGCTTCTCGATCATATCATGCACACGGCCCTGCTATTTTCCGGACCCGTGCTGGCTCTGCTGCTCCTGATTGAGATATCCCTCATGTTGCTAGGGCGGTTTGCGCCGCAAATTAAGCTGAACGACCTCTCCCCCACCATCAAGAACGCCGCCTTTGGCATCATCATGGTGAGTTACACCGTCTTCCTCATGGAATACATGGGAACGGAGATTATCCAGTCCTACGGAGTGCTGGAGTGGCTCGGGAAGTTCCTAAAATGA
- a CDS encoding EscU/YscU/HrcU family type III secretion system export apparatus switch protein encodes MSDSSEEKKRPPTPKKLRQARKKGQIPRSADFVSALSICAAFGCLCFRAGAIEGVWREGVRLVDKLQGQPFNSAVQQALVGLIELSLTSVAPIIGAAVAAGILASVLAAGGLTFSVEPLKPSLKKLDPIKGLKRIVSQKSLVELGKSLIKVFLLGVTLFFTSLASWKALVYLPVCGLGCFSFVFKEVKFLIEIAAGAFLIGGLTDLLIQRWLFLRDMRMTESEAKRESKEQEGNPHVKGEHRRLRRESASEPPLGVNRATLILTGPAMLVGLRYVRGQTGVPVLVCRGEDELASQLFDQARALHLSIIQEPALARQLIRKGIMGKAVPKDCFEGVAKAVFAAGLV; translated from the coding sequence ATGAGCGACTCGAGCGAAGAGAAGAAGCGTCCGCCAACTCCCAAGAAGCTACGGCAGGCGCGTAAGAAGGGACAGATCCCGCGCAGCGCCGATTTTGTGAGCGCGCTTAGCATTTGCGCCGCATTCGGCTGTCTATGTTTCCGAGCGGGCGCGATCGAGGGCGTATGGCGTGAGGGGGTGCGGCTCGTCGACAAGCTGCAGGGGCAGCCCTTCAACAGTGCGGTCCAGCAGGCACTGGTCGGATTGATCGAACTTTCGTTGACGAGCGTTGCCCCAATCATTGGAGCGGCCGTGGCTGCAGGCATTCTAGCCAGTGTCTTGGCTGCTGGTGGGCTGACGTTCTCCGTGGAGCCGCTGAAACCAAGCCTTAAGAAATTGGATCCAATCAAAGGGCTCAAACGGATTGTCTCTCAGAAGTCGCTTGTCGAGCTTGGTAAGTCGTTGATCAAAGTGTTCCTTCTCGGCGTAACGCTGTTTTTCACCTCACTCGCAAGTTGGAAGGCGCTGGTGTACCTGCCTGTCTGCGGTTTGGGTTGTTTCAGCTTTGTATTCAAAGAGGTCAAATTCTTAATTGAAATTGCTGCTGGGGCGTTTCTGATCGGCGGCTTGACCGACCTGCTAATTCAGCGCTGGCTATTCTTGCGTGACATGCGCATGACGGAGAGTGAAGCGAAGCGCGAGTCTAAGGAGCAGGAAGGCAACCCACATGTAAAGGGCGAACACCGCCGGCTTCGTCGGGAATCGGCGAGTGAGCCGCCGCTCGGAGTCAATCGGGCCACATTGATACTGACGGGCCCCGCGATGTTAGTTGGACTGCGCTACGTTCGTGGACAGACCGGAGTGCCGGTTTTGGTATGCCGCGGTGAGGACGAACTTGCTTCACAGTTGTTTGATCAGGCGAGGGCGCTGCATCTGAGCATTATTCAGGAACCTGCTTTGGCGCGTCAGCTGATCCGAAAGGGAATAATGGGCAAGGCCGTTCCGAAGGACTGTTTCGAGGGGGTTGCAAAGGCAGTCTTTGCCGCTGGCCTGGTCTAG
- a CDS encoding CpaD family pilus assembly lipoprotein, producing MTLRNLGHLIAVAATVGGCTHNAAIYSEPTDQAIQVEQKTSILRLQSLRRAERYGLRNFIANASRGRRDALHLDVSGSPRLITQVAHEAREMGVPAYNIRRSASPVDLPSHFGVQIEAIIYEARPPLCPSLSIIGPSVDDNSFNPTLGCSIRNNLAVTVNDPGDLLENRAILPTSGDRAVLPLTARGGLAAGNKSHLESDTHNRIASEAQ from the coding sequence ATGACCTTGCGAAACCTGGGCCACTTGATTGCCGTAGCGGCAACCGTAGGCGGATGCACACATAATGCTGCGATCTATTCTGAGCCGACTGATCAAGCGATTCAAGTGGAGCAGAAGACCAGTATCTTGCGACTACAGAGCCTTCGTCGCGCCGAGAGGTATGGTCTGCGTAATTTCATTGCGAACGCCAGCCGCGGTCGGCGGGATGCACTCCATCTGGACGTCAGTGGTTCGCCCCGGCTCATTACGCAGGTGGCTCATGAGGCCCGCGAGATGGGCGTTCCCGCCTATAATATTCGCCGGTCCGCTTCCCCCGTAGATCTGCCCAGCCATTTCGGTGTCCAAATCGAGGCGATCATTTACGAAGCACGTCCTCCGCTCTGTCCATCCCTTTCAATCATCGGCCCTTCAGTAGACGACAATTCTTTCAATCCAACGCTCGGCTGTTCGATCCGCAATAACCTCGCGGTCACGGTCAACGATCCCGGCGACTTGCTCGAGAACAGAGCTATCTTGCCAACCAGTGGTGACCGTGCGGTGCTTCCGCTTACCGCACGGGGAGGTCTCGCCGCAGGCAACAAGAGCCACTTGGAAAGTGACACTCATAATCGCATTGCGTCAGAAGCCCAATGA
- a CDS encoding response regulator transcription factor gives MRILLVDQDAAFVRAAKKTLFVRGFAVDLISTLDEAETALSCASYHILLLELALPDGNGLDWLKQLRREGYSMPAMMMSSLSDLETRIAIFNGGADDFLPKPVSIDELIARMRAILRRSTQLTAPVITFGNLHFDPIGRQVSVDGRPLRIARREVCILEHLLSRAGRTVPRALLEESLYAFDDEVSTNALEVGIYRLRTHLSKSGTTLRIKTARGVGYALELKNDPLPCRHT, from the coding sequence ATGCGAATCCTACTGGTCGATCAGGACGCCGCCTTCGTGCGAGCCGCCAAGAAAACCCTGTTCGTTCGCGGTTTTGCCGTGGACCTCATCTCTACTCTTGACGAAGCGGAGACCGCGCTGAGTTGTGCCAGCTATCACATTCTCTTGCTCGAGTTGGCTCTGCCGGACGGAAATGGATTGGACTGGTTGAAACAGTTGAGACGTGAAGGATATTCAATGCCTGCCATGATGATGAGCAGCCTGAGCGATCTTGAGACCAGGATCGCGATATTCAATGGTGGCGCCGACGATTTTCTTCCTAAGCCGGTGTCTATCGATGAGCTTATTGCTCGAATGCGCGCCATTTTGCGACGATCGACGCAATTGACGGCACCCGTGATCACCTTCGGGAACTTACATTTCGATCCTATTGGCCGGCAAGTCTCAGTTGACGGTCGGCCACTCAGAATTGCGCGCCGCGAAGTCTGCATTCTCGAACATCTGCTCAGCCGAGCAGGCCGCACCGTGCCGCGAGCGTTGCTAGAGGAAAGCCTCTATGCGTTTGACGATGAAGTCTCGACCAATGCCTTAGAAGTCGGGATCTATCGATTGCGCACACATTTGAGCAAGTCCGGCACAACGCTACGAATCAAAACCGCGCGCGGCGTCGGCTACGCGCTTGAACTGAAGAACGATCCGCTGCCTTGCCGCCACACTTGA